GAAGAGTCGGGTTGATGTCATCCCGTAACTCGTTATTTCTCCTGACTTGTCCAGTGAGGACGGAAAATCGGATTTGACGGGAATGTTGTCGTTTTAAGTTCGGTCCTGGACGGAGGTTTCATGCAAGCCACGTCTCCCACGGTCCATGGATTTAGCCGGTTCCCCAATATCCTTTTATGGATCGGTCAGTTTCTACACGACAATGCTAGTCTAACACAAATCGCTCTCCGTACAACGTATAATCCAGGTAGCATCGTTTTTTATAAAGATGAACACGTATCACCTTCGATTGCCGAAATATTCCGCGTGGTAATTCCACGTGTCCTAGCCGTCATCTCTGCCGGTTATGGGGCATCTTTTCTACCCGTCATGCGATTGAAACAGGATCTTCGCCAAGCAGAAACTGACCTACGGATTACCCAGATATCCACCACGGGCATGGGCCAAGTTCGATTGGTTGAGAATCAGTAACTATGTTGCATCAAAACGGAAATGCCTTCAATGCCCTCAACTAGACCTCCTGTTGGACCGTTGCTGTCTGCGTTTGCGTGCGGCACTGGGAATGGTGCTAGTGCGCTGTGGAGGATTTTAACAATCTACCTCGAATAAGGAACATGAAGAGGCAAATTAGAGGTTCTTCCCGTGCGGGAGGACGTTTCGGGGTAGGTACAGCGGACAAGTCACCTCTTCGTCATTTTGACGGAGGGGCTTTATGATGTGGTGGGGGTGAGACGGGTGGACGAGAATATCTTGAGAGGATTCTGTCACCGCTCCCGTGAGTGGTCGCGCGCCACAAGAGGCATGGAACTGTTCAAGATGGCTGCGACGGATTTACGTGCTTATGTGGAGGCTGATTCTGGGTTCTTCGTTTACAGGAAGCGTATTTTGACAAACGCTGTTACACCGCAAAGAGCAAAGGTATATGCGCCTTGGGGAGTCTTCAGCGAGGGCGAGAAACAGTTACAAACACTCGTTGAAGATGCGCTGAGTCGGCTCGATTTGCTAAATCCACTCATGGAGCGATGGATGCTAGTCGAGGAGATGCCTGACGTGTTTCAGCAGATTTGGAAGGATTACAGTTTGTTTGAAGTGGGAATTTGGCCTCTTGTGTCACGGGAACGGATAATCGGTGCAATCGTGGTTGCGCAGACGCAGCTAGAGCCGCGATTTTGCGTTGTGACAAGAACCGCGCTCATGGATGCGTGTGCCGCGCAGGTTTCACTTGCCCTGGACTTGATATTGGCTGGAAGAATCGCTGAAGAAGCGAGTCAGCGTGACCTACTCACCGGGTTGCTCAACCGGAGAGGTTTAGAAGCAAGACTTCCACAGTTGCTTCTAAGCTGCGAGGCTTCTGGCAGTCAGCTCGTGTTTGGTTTGATTGATATGGATGACCTGAAACAGGTCAATGACACGGAAGGCCATCCGTCAGGGGACACTGCACTCC
The Alicyclobacillus curvatus genome window above contains:
- a CDS encoding GGDEF domain-containing protein, with amino-acid sequence MDENILRGFCHRSREWSRATRGMELFKMAATDLRAYVEADSGFFVYRKRILTNAVTPQRAKVYAPWGVFSEGEKQLQTLVEDALSRLDLLNPLMERWMLVEEMPDVFQQIWKDYSLFEVGIWPLVSRERIIGAIVVAQTQLEPRFCVVTRTALMDACAAQVSLALDLILAGRIAEEASQRDLLTGLLNRRGLEARLPQLLLSCEASGSQLVFGLIDMDDLKQVNDTEGHPSGDTALRQIAEIIARNLRAGDVVARFGGDEFAVFMQCDAPDASVAMERIRQAVEQQSDRLSVSVGGAVWGMDGNSLEQCYAVADERLYVCKRLAKTDTIL